One stretch of Streptomyces hygroscopicus DNA includes these proteins:
- a CDS encoding XRE family transcriptional regulator, which yields MTTTPPGAGLGAMIRTWRNRLPPSAAGLPVVRKRRAVGLRREELADLAGVSVDYVVRLEQGRATTPSASVVASLARALQLSTAERDHLYRLAQIVPPADGTICDHLPPGMQRVLVRLGDVPVAVFAADWQLVWWNHGWAALLGDPLASPPRMRNFARDRFPVDVDHTPLALWPVTETDPDTADAALVSDLRRATGRFPRDSRLATLVRDLNAGNERFAELWATGEVTANREVRKRVDHPSVGPVTVDCDVLTDGDTELKIVIMTAAPGSEDETKLQLTTVVGPPAGTRN from the coding sequence ATGACGACGACACCCCCCGGAGCTGGACTGGGCGCGATGATCCGCACGTGGCGGAACCGGCTGCCCCCGTCAGCCGCTGGGCTGCCGGTCGTCCGCAAGCGCCGGGCTGTCGGCCTGCGGCGCGAGGAACTGGCCGACCTGGCCGGAGTGTCGGTCGACTACGTCGTGCGCCTGGAGCAGGGGCGGGCCACGACACCCTCGGCGTCGGTGGTGGCGTCCCTGGCGCGCGCTCTCCAGCTGTCCACCGCCGAGCGGGACCACCTCTACCGGCTGGCCCAGATCGTGCCGCCGGCGGACGGCACGATCTGCGACCATCTCCCGCCCGGTATGCAACGGGTACTCGTCCGCCTCGGAGACGTACCGGTGGCCGTGTTCGCGGCGGACTGGCAACTGGTGTGGTGGAACCACGGGTGGGCCGCCCTGCTGGGAGACCCCTTGGCCTCGCCGCCGCGGATGCGCAACTTCGCCCGCGACAGGTTCCCGGTGGACGTCGATCACACCCCCCTCGCGCTGTGGCCGGTCACCGAGACGGACCCCGACACCGCCGACGCCGCCCTCGTCTCCGATCTGCGCCGCGCCACCGGCCGCTTCCCCCGGGACAGCCGCCTGGCCACGCTGGTCCGCGACCTGAACGCAGGCAACGAGAGGTTCGCCGAGCTGTGGGCGACGGGAGAGGTGACCGCGAACCGCGAGGTCCGCAAGAGGGTCGATCACCCGTCGGTGGGCCCGGTCACGGTGGACTGCGATGTCCTGACCGACGGTGACACGGAGCTCAAGATTGTCATCATGACCGCCGCGCCGGGCAGTGAGGACGAGACCAAACTCCAGCTCACCACCGTCGTCGGCCCACCGGCCGGCACGCGCAATTGA
- a CDS encoding short-chain dehydrogenase: MVLVFPPSKRPWSGSLVKATIEGMTITFITGANKGIGRETARRLIACGHTVLLGARDRERGEEAAAALGARFVPVDVTDDASVAAAAADVAEHEGRIDVLINNAGVQGPFGDPGDLTAADARAVLDVNVIGVVRTTTAFLPLLRRSDDPVIINVSSGMGSLAFTHDPGRSESHVVVPLYASSKAALTMLTTQYAKGLKGIRVNAADPGYTATDINGHSGSQTVTEGTDAIVALATEGLGAGTGRFIDRHGEIAWS; the protein is encoded by the coding sequence GTGGTACTGGTCTTCCCACCGTCGAAGCGTCCCTGGTCCGGCTCCCTCGTCAAGGCGACTATCGAAGGCATGACGATCACTTTCATCACCGGAGCCAACAAGGGCATCGGCCGCGAGACCGCCCGCCGCCTCATCGCGTGCGGTCACACCGTTCTCCTGGGAGCCCGCGACCGTGAGCGGGGTGAGGAGGCAGCCGCCGCGCTGGGCGCACGCTTCGTCCCCGTCGACGTGACCGACGACGCGTCCGTGGCCGCCGCCGCCGCGGACGTCGCCGAGCACGAGGGCAGGATCGATGTCCTGATCAACAACGCGGGGGTCCAGGGTCCCTTCGGTGATCCCGGCGACCTCACCGCCGCCGACGCCCGCGCCGTCCTCGACGTCAACGTCATCGGCGTGGTCCGCACCACCACCGCGTTCCTGCCGCTGCTGCGCCGTTCGGACGACCCCGTGATCATCAACGTCAGCAGCGGCATGGGCTCCCTCGCCTTCACTCACGACCCCGGCCGGTCCGAGTCGCACGTCGTCGTGCCGCTGTACGCCTCCTCGAAGGCGGCGCTGACGATGTTGACCACGCAGTACGCCAAAGGGCTCAAGGGCATTCGCGTCAACGCCGCCGACCCCGGCTACACCGCGACCGACATAAACGGTCACAGCGGCTCCCAGACCGTCACCGAGGGCACGGACGCGATCGTCGCCCTCGCCACCGAGGGGCTCGGTGCCGGCACCGGACGCTTCATCGACCGCCATGGCGAGATCGCCTGGTCCTGA
- a CDS encoding membrane protein: MSLAVASPVRIGRLSIGALGILALSLGTLQSVVEPALPQLQRELGVSPSEGALIGNTLLITGAVITPVAGKLGDRFGGKRVLVWLMAVVSAGGLLASLAPDLPVLLLGQILQGVMVGALPLSFILVRKNLPARASQVAIGLVMALFTGGGMVGTLIAGPLSEELSWHWMFALPTIVIIATTLVLMRLMPHDPPIASDDRIDWPGVALLSGTLLVFMIGLVRVMGDGLPPLAVIALILLVAALATAWVTVERRAASPMVDLRMLAKPAMWHSSVLTLVVTTSFGMVAFLLPQMFAIPAGGYGFGLSTTDIGLLLLPGAIAGAVSDSVGGVVARRFGLRAVLAGGAVVTAATTIALASLHTAAWQLVVAKALAAIAAGVASTALLTRAAAAVDTGDTGIATSLLVVTRVIGVALGSQVGGAILDSGADSKTGLPTESAFVTGFVTAGLVAALALLIVRITKIRNTQNGAQA, encoded by the coding sequence ATGTCCCTAGCTGTAGCTTCCCCGGTCCGCATCGGGAGGCTGTCGATCGGTGCCCTCGGCATCCTGGCGCTCTCCCTCGGCACTCTGCAGTCAGTGGTGGAGCCCGCGCTCCCGCAGTTGCAGCGTGAGCTGGGGGTCAGCCCATCCGAAGGGGCGTTGATCGGCAACACCCTGCTCATCACCGGCGCGGTCATCACACCCGTCGCGGGCAAACTCGGCGACCGCTTCGGCGGAAAGCGGGTGCTGGTCTGGCTGATGGCCGTGGTCTCGGCCGGTGGTCTGCTGGCGAGCCTGGCGCCGGACCTGCCGGTGTTGTTGCTCGGTCAGATATTGCAGGGCGTCATGGTGGGCGCGCTGCCCCTCTCCTTCATCCTGGTGCGCAAAAACCTCCCCGCACGGGCGTCTCAGGTGGCGATCGGGCTGGTCATGGCGCTGTTCACGGGCGGCGGCATGGTGGGAACGCTGATCGCCGGGCCGCTCTCGGAAGAGCTGTCCTGGCATTGGATGTTCGCGCTGCCGACGATCGTGATCATCGCGACGACGTTGGTCCTGATGCGGCTGATGCCGCATGATCCGCCGATCGCGTCGGACGACAGGATCGACTGGCCGGGCGTGGCGCTGCTGAGCGGCACGTTGCTCGTGTTCATGATCGGGCTCGTCAGGGTGATGGGCGATGGTCTGCCGCCCCTCGCGGTCATTGCCCTCATCCTTCTCGTGGCCGCCCTCGCGACCGCGTGGGTCACCGTCGAGCGCCGGGCGGCCTCGCCGATGGTCGATCTGCGCATGCTGGCCAAGCCCGCGATGTGGCATTCGTCCGTGCTCACCTTGGTCGTCACCACCAGCTTCGGGATGGTGGCCTTTCTGCTGCCGCAGATGTTCGCGATACCGGCCGGCGGATACGGCTTCGGGCTCAGCACCACCGACATCGGACTGCTCCTGCTGCCCGGCGCCATCGCCGGGGCGGTGAGCGATTCGGTGGGCGGGGTCGTGGCGCGGCGTTTCGGTCTGCGTGCCGTGCTCGCCGGGGGTGCCGTCGTCACGGCGGCCACGACGATCGCTCTGGCGTCGCTGCACACCGCGGCATGGCAGCTCGTCGTCGCGAAGGCGCTGGCCGCGATCGCCGCGGGCGTCGCCAGTACGGCGTTGCTCACCCGCGCCGCCGCCGCCGTCGACACCGGGGACACCGGCATCGCCACCAGCCTGCTCGTGGTGACACGCGTGATCGGCGTCGCCCTGGGCTCTCAGGTCGGCGGCGCGATCCTCGACTCCGGGGCCGACTCGAAGACGGGCCTGCCGACCGAATCGGCCTTCGTCACAGGTTTCGTCACCGCCGGTCTCGTCGCCGCGTTGGCACTGCTCATTGTCCGTATCACGAAGATCCGTAACACGCAGAATGGAGCCCAGGCATGA
- a CDS encoding FAD-dependent oxidoreductase, translating to MTSTGLSMDVRTTAKRTVLISGASISGPALAYWLHRSGCAVTVVEKAGALRAGGYPIDIRGTAIEVVRRMGILPRLRDAHIDSRRCTFLDADGSEVASLNPSAVAGGVEGQDLEVRRGDLAASLYGKVRDDVEFLFGDSIDTLDQSGQGVDVTFHSGQRRTFDLVVGADGMHSHTRESLFGPEEQFHHYLGYCFAIFTMPNTFGLSREVMMWNTPGRAAALYAVGDNDELHAFLNFHQPEPPLDALRNPDAQRDLVATVFAGAGWQVPGMVKALREADDLFFDTAGQIRMPHWSSGRVALVGDAAYAPSFLTGQGSSLALVGAYMLANALATHRDHTAAFAAYERDVRDFVAMNQALVDKGGATLFPTTAQALEQRNTRLRGLVTLPSAPARPAHSALTLPAFATMP from the coding sequence ATGACATCTACCGGTCTGTCGATGGACGTGCGTACCACCGCGAAGCGCACGGTTCTGATCTCCGGGGCCAGTATCTCCGGACCCGCGCTGGCGTACTGGCTGCACCGGTCCGGATGCGCGGTCACCGTGGTGGAGAAGGCAGGCGCACTGCGCGCCGGTGGTTACCCGATCGACATCCGCGGTACCGCGATAGAGGTGGTCCGGCGGATGGGCATACTGCCGCGACTGCGGGACGCGCACATCGACTCGCGCCGCTGCACGTTCCTCGACGCCGATGGCAGCGAAGTGGCCTCGCTCAACCCGAGCGCCGTTGCCGGCGGTGTCGAGGGACAGGACCTCGAAGTGCGTCGTGGGGATCTGGCGGCGAGCCTGTACGGAAAGGTCCGCGACGATGTGGAATTCCTGTTCGGCGACTCCATCGACACCCTCGACCAGTCCGGACAAGGGGTCGACGTGACGTTCCACAGTGGGCAACGGCGCACGTTCGACCTGGTGGTCGGCGCCGACGGGATGCACTCACACACGCGGGAGTCCCTGTTCGGCCCCGAGGAACAGTTCCACCACTACCTCGGCTACTGCTTCGCCATCTTCACCATGCCGAACACCTTCGGGCTCTCCCGCGAGGTCATGATGTGGAACACCCCGGGGAGGGCCGCGGCCCTCTACGCCGTCGGGGACAACGACGAGCTGCATGCCTTCCTGAACTTTCACCAGCCGGAGCCGCCGCTCGATGCCCTCCGGAACCCCGACGCCCAGCGGGACCTGGTCGCCACGGTCTTCGCGGGCGCGGGATGGCAGGTCCCTGGCATGGTCAAAGCCCTGCGCGAGGCGGATGACCTGTTCTTCGACACGGCCGGTCAGATCCGCATGCCCCACTGGTCCAGCGGTCGCGTCGCGCTCGTCGGCGACGCCGCGTACGCACCCTCGTTCCTTACCGGACAAGGCTCGAGCCTCGCGCTGGTCGGCGCCTACATGCTGGCCAACGCCCTGGCCACGCACCGGGACCACACTGCGGCGTTCGCCGCCTACGAACGCGACGTTCGCGACTTCGTCGCCATGAATCAGGCACTGGTCGACAAGGGTGGGGCCACGCTCTTCCCCACCACCGCGCAGGCGCTGGAGCAGCGCAACACCAGGCTGCGGGGCCTCGTCACCCTGCCCTCCGCGCCGGCCCGACCGGCCCACTCGGCCCTTACGCTGCCCGCATTCGCCACGATGCCGTGA
- a CDS encoding LuxR family transcriptional regulator — protein sequence MTLRVLLADDQALLRGAFRLLLDSADDITVVGEAADGREAVRLTRQLRPDVVLMDIRMPEVDGLAATTEICADPELRASRILILTTYETDEYVAQALRAGAGGFIGKGIGAEDLLAAVRTIAEGDTLLSPAATRSLVARFLATPADAPPRHAERLAVLTPREREMVALVATGLSNQEIAEQMFLSPFTVRAHVQRAMTKLEARDRAQLVVIAYRTGLAHAAPDGGGADPLS from the coding sequence GTGACGCTCCGGGTGCTGCTCGCCGACGATCAGGCCCTGCTGCGCGGGGCCTTCCGGCTGCTTCTCGACTCCGCCGACGACATCACCGTGGTCGGCGAGGCCGCCGACGGCAGGGAGGCGGTGCGACTCACCCGGCAACTGCGGCCGGACGTGGTGCTCATGGACATCCGCATGCCCGAGGTGGACGGTCTCGCCGCCACAACGGAGATCTGCGCCGACCCGGAACTGCGTGCCAGCCGTATCCTGATCCTCACCACGTACGAGACCGACGAGTATGTCGCGCAGGCGCTGCGCGCGGGGGCCGGCGGCTTCATCGGCAAGGGCATCGGGGCCGAGGACCTGCTGGCCGCCGTGCGTACGATCGCCGAGGGCGACACGCTGCTGTCCCCCGCCGCGACCCGCTCCCTGGTCGCCCGTTTCCTGGCCACACCGGCCGACGCCCCGCCGCGCCACGCCGAACGGCTCGCCGTGCTCACCCCGCGCGAACGCGAGATGGTGGCCCTGGTCGCGACCGGCCTGTCCAACCAGGAGATCGCCGAGCAGATGTTCCTCAGCCCCTTCACGGTCCGCGCCCATGTGCAGCGCGCCATGACGAAGCTGGAGGCCCGCGACCGGGCGCAACTCGTCGTCATCGCCTACCGGACGGGCCTGGCCCACGCCGCCCCCGACGGCGGCGGGGCCGACCCCCTGTCGTAG
- a CDS encoding histidine kinase — translation MTNTGGGGPRPRGTWWREGAITATAFALCLLGGALQEDGRTLSLPPAAAYFIAVVSCAVLPVRHRAPLAAMAATTASGVLVPFLDLLLSPLIVAPAVITAYSLTARTERHATSAVSLTSVALLVASIPLFGALSWKDASRVAAVAAFPLVAAVLGHAVQNRRAYLAAVEERAQRAEESRESEALRRVAEERVRIARELHDLVAHQITLANAQASVAAHLFDARPEQTRKSLTELVETTGHALDELRATVGLLRQSGDAATPGDPAPGLSRLPTLLESFRRAGLEVSVHQEGTARPLSPGVDLTAYRIVQEALTNVTKHAGTGSARVGLAWNRDRVTITVADDGRGGRTGPSASAGRSAPTMPERPPGYGLIGMRERATAVGGHLSAGRRPEGGFLVSTELPLPPAKDTTRRTDGATTIEGRMADQATDDGRTDDVRTGGGEAGDAP, via the coding sequence ATGACGAACACAGGTGGCGGTGGCCCGCGACCACGCGGCACGTGGTGGCGGGAGGGAGCGATCACCGCGACGGCGTTCGCGCTCTGTCTGCTCGGCGGCGCGCTCCAGGAAGACGGCCGCACGCTGTCACTGCCGCCCGCCGCCGCCTACTTCATCGCCGTGGTGTCCTGTGCCGTGCTGCCGGTGCGGCACCGGGCGCCCCTGGCCGCCATGGCGGCCACCACCGCGAGCGGTGTGCTGGTGCCGTTCCTGGACCTCCTGCTGAGCCCGCTCATCGTGGCCCCCGCCGTGATCACCGCCTACTCGCTCACCGCGCGTACCGAACGGCACGCGACGAGCGCGGTGTCGCTCACCTCCGTGGCGCTGCTGGTCGCCTCCATCCCCCTGTTCGGGGCCCTCTCGTGGAAGGACGCGAGCAGGGTGGCGGCGGTGGCGGCGTTCCCGCTGGTGGCCGCCGTACTCGGGCACGCGGTGCAGAACCGGCGGGCCTATCTGGCGGCCGTGGAGGAGCGGGCCCAGCGGGCCGAGGAGAGCCGGGAGAGCGAGGCGCTCCGGAGAGTGGCCGAGGAACGGGTGCGCATCGCCCGGGAACTGCACGACCTCGTGGCCCATCAGATCACCCTGGCCAACGCGCAGGCATCGGTCGCCGCCCACCTCTTCGACGCCCGCCCGGAGCAGACCCGCAAGAGCCTGACGGAGCTTGTCGAGACCACCGGCCACGCACTCGACGAACTGCGGGCCACGGTCGGTCTGTTGCGTCAGTCCGGGGACGCGGCCACGCCCGGCGATCCGGCGCCCGGGCTGTCCCGGCTTCCCACACTCCTCGAGTCCTTCCGCCGCGCGGGTCTGGAGGTGTCGGTGCACCAGGAGGGCACGGCCAGGCCGCTGTCGCCGGGAGTGGACCTCACCGCCTACCGCATCGTCCAGGAGGCCCTGACCAACGTGACCAAGCACGCCGGTACCGGTAGCGCCCGGGTGGGCCTCGCCTGGAACCGCGATCGCGTGACCATCACCGTCGCCGACGACGGAAGGGGCGGCCGTACGGGACCGAGCGCGTCCGCGGGACGGAGTGCGCCCACGATGCCGGAGCGTCCGCCCGGTTACGGTCTGATCGGGATGCGGGAGCGCGCCACCGCGGTCGGGGGACACCTCTCCGCGGGCAGGCGCCCGGAGGGCGGCTTCCTCGTCTCCACCGAGCTGCCCCTCCCGCCCGCCAAGGACACGACGCGGAGAACGGACGGAGCGACCACCATCGAGGGACGGATGGCCGACCAAGCGACAGACGACGGACGGACAGACGACGTACGGACGGGCGGCGGAGAGGCCGGGGATGCGCCGTGA
- a CDS encoding membrane protein has product MATFLYRIGRWAFRRRRLVGGLWLGALLLALAAAAMAPAGEEEDLSMPGTESQKAFDLLDERFPESNSQGAEARLVFRAPDGQRVTARENKAAVQDTLGSLDGGDQVASTTDPYESGAVSEDGTIAYSTITYTEGAVDLTESTKSALEDAANQARDAGLTVEIGGSALDAEEEPGGTTELIGVAVAAVVLVLALGSLVAAGLSLLTALLGVAIAFGLVSALAVPLGLTSTVAILALMLGLAVGIDYALFITSRFRDECAQGSEPEEAAGRAVGTAGSAVVFAGATVFIALVGLGVVGIPELTKMGMGGAGAVALAVLVALTLVPALFGLFGRRILPRAHRKAAGAPRRGAGNCATSHDEPAGDRQPIAAKPAKRIGTRWARFVLRRPVAVLMIAGLGLGAVALPALSLELGLPGDESKSVETTQRRAYDLLSEGFGPGFNGPLTVVVDTSASSGDADTRSTTNQVVKTVRGVDGVASVGDPVLSRTKDTAILTAVPRTAPNSGETKDLVHAIRGAVSGVEADTGATILVTGTTAMNIDISEAMSDALIPYLTVVIGLAVLLLLVVFRSVLVPVKAALGFLLSVGAAFGVLVAVFQWGWAADLLGIEQTGPVMSLMPILIIGIVFGLAMDYEVFLLTRMREAHVHGASPGEAIVGGFRHSGRVVAAAAIIMISVFAGFVGMSSPTIQTMGVGLAAAVLFDAFVVRMAIVPAVLALLGHRAWWLPRILDRVLPNVDIEGEALTRRVPASATVPDTAVPPLPVGRHQG; this is encoded by the coding sequence GTGGCGACATTTCTTTACCGGATCGGACGGTGGGCCTTCCGGCGGCGCCGGCTCGTGGGCGGTCTGTGGCTGGGCGCCCTGCTGCTGGCCCTGGCCGCCGCCGCCATGGCCCCGGCCGGGGAGGAAGAGGACCTCTCCATGCCCGGCACTGAATCGCAGAAGGCGTTCGACCTGCTGGACGAGCGCTTCCCCGAGAGCAACTCCCAGGGCGCCGAGGCCCGCTTGGTGTTCCGGGCCCCGGACGGGCAGCGGGTGACGGCCAGGGAGAACAAGGCGGCCGTCCAGGACACGCTCGGCTCGCTGGACGGGGGCGATCAGGTCGCGTCGACCACCGACCCCTATGAGAGCGGCGCGGTCAGCGAGGACGGCACCATCGCCTACTCCACGATCACCTACACCGAGGGCGCCGTCGACCTGACCGAGTCGACGAAGAGCGCCCTCGAGGACGCCGCGAACCAGGCCCGGGACGCCGGGCTGACCGTCGAGATCGGCGGCTCGGCCCTCGACGCGGAAGAGGAGCCGGGCGGTACGACGGAACTCATCGGCGTGGCGGTGGCGGCCGTGGTGCTGGTCCTCGCCCTCGGGTCGCTGGTCGCGGCCGGACTGTCGCTGCTGACCGCCCTCTTGGGCGTGGCCATCGCCTTCGGCCTGGTCTCCGCGCTGGCCGTACCGCTGGGTCTGACGTCCACCGTCGCCATCCTGGCGCTGATGCTGGGGCTGGCGGTCGGCATCGACTACGCACTCTTCATCACCTCCCGCTTCCGCGACGAGTGCGCCCAGGGCAGCGAGCCGGAGGAGGCCGCCGGCCGGGCGGTGGGCACGGCCGGATCCGCCGTCGTCTTCGCCGGTGCGACCGTCTTCATCGCCCTGGTCGGGCTGGGAGTCGTCGGAATCCCCGAACTCACCAAGATGGGCATGGGCGGCGCGGGCGCCGTGGCCCTTGCCGTACTCGTCGCACTGACCCTGGTCCCGGCACTGTTCGGCCTCTTCGGTCGGCGGATCCTGCCCCGCGCCCACCGCAAGGCTGCGGGAGCGCCCCGAAGGGGCGCGGGGAACTGCGCGACCAGCCACGACGAACCCGCAGGCGACCGGCAACCCATCGCGGCAAAGCCGGCGAAGCGCATAGGCACCCGCTGGGCGCGGTTCGTGCTGCGCCGTCCGGTGGCCGTGCTGATGATCGCCGGACTCGGTCTCGGCGCCGTCGCCCTACCGGCGCTGAGCCTCGAACTCGGGCTGCCCGGAGACGAGTCCAAGTCGGTCGAGACCACCCAGCGCCGTGCCTACGACCTGCTGTCGGAAGGCTTCGGCCCCGGCTTCAACGGCCCGTTGACCGTGGTCGTGGACACATCAGCGTCCTCGGGGGACGCGGACACCCGGTCCACCACGAACCAGGTCGTCAAGACCGTACGGGGAGTGGACGGGGTCGCCTCGGTCGGTGATCCGGTTCTCAGCCGGACCAAGGACACGGCCATCCTCACCGCCGTCCCCCGGACCGCGCCGAACAGCGGCGAGACCAAGGACCTGGTGCACGCGATCCGGGGCGCGGTCTCCGGCGTCGAGGCCGACACGGGCGCCACCATCCTGGTGACCGGCACCACCGCGATGAACATCGACATCTCGGAAGCCATGTCCGACGCCCTCATCCCCTATCTGACCGTCGTCATCGGCCTGGCGGTGCTCCTGCTGCTGGTGGTCTTCCGCTCGGTCCTGGTCCCGGTCAAGGCCGCGCTCGGCTTCCTGCTGTCGGTGGGTGCCGCCTTCGGCGTCCTCGTCGCCGTCTTCCAGTGGGGCTGGGCGGCGGACCTGCTCGGCATCGAGCAGACCGGACCGGTCATGTCGCTGATGCCGATTCTCATCATCGGCATAGTGTTCGGCCTCGCCATGGATTACGAGGTCTTCCTCCTCACCCGGATGCGGGAGGCCCACGTCCACGGCGCGTCCCCCGGCGAGGCGATCGTGGGCGGTTTCCGGCACAGCGGACGGGTGGTGGCCGCGGCGGCGATCATCATGATCAGCGTGTTCGCCGGATTCGTCGGGATGAGCAGCCCGACCATCCAGACGATGGGCGTCGGCCTGGCCGCCGCCGTCCTCTTCGACGCCTTCGTGGTCCGGATGGCGATCGTGCCCGCGGTCCTGGCACTGCTCGGCCACCGGGCCTGGTGGCTGCCCCGTATCCTCGACCGTGTGCTGCCGAATGTGGATATCGAGGGTGAGGCACTGACCAGGCGTGTCCCGGCCTCCGCGACCGTGCCGGACACAGCGGTTCCGCCGCTCCCCGTCGGCCGGCACCAGGGCTGA